One window from the genome of Acidihalobacter ferrooxydans encodes:
- the murU gene encoding N-acetylmuramate alpha-1-phosphate uridylyltransferase MurU — MRAMILAAGRGERMRPLTDHTPKPLLPVGGRPLIEHHLLRLAAAGYRDIVINLAWLGDQIRATLGNGAHYGLRIHYSQEPDGALETAGGIHHALPLLGAGPFLVVNGDIWCDHPLTPHDPGGDLAHLVLVDNPPQHPHGDFALHGTRIRPHDDNRLTYSGIGYYRPELFADVPDGPQPLAPLLRHAISADRISGEHHHGLWADVGTPDRLHALNRPHSSATP; from the coding sequence ATGCGCGCCATGATTCTCGCCGCCGGACGCGGCGAACGCATGCGCCCACTCACCGATCACACGCCCAAACCCTTGCTACCCGTGGGCGGACGCCCCCTGATCGAACACCATCTGCTGCGCCTGGCCGCCGCCGGCTACCGCGACATCGTCATCAACCTCGCCTGGCTCGGCGACCAGATCCGCGCCACGCTCGGCAACGGCGCGCACTACGGCCTGCGCATCCACTATTCACAGGAACCCGACGGCGCCCTCGAAACCGCTGGCGGCATCCATCACGCCCTGCCTCTGCTCGGAGCGGGCCCCTTCCTCGTGGTCAACGGCGACATCTGGTGCGACCATCCGCTGACGCCGCACGACCCGGGCGGCGACCTCGCGCACCTCGTGCTCGTCGACAACCCGCCACAACATCCGCACGGCGATTTCGCACTGCACGGGACCCGCATCAGGCCTCATGACGACAACCGCCTGACCTACAGCGGCATCGGTTACTATCGCCCCGAACTGTTCGCGGATGTACCCGATGGCCCGCAGCCGCTGGCGCCGCTGCTGCGCCATGCAATCAGCGCAGACCGCATCAGCGGCGAGCACCATCATGGCTTGTGGGCCGACGTCGGCACGCCCGATCGACTGCATGCGCTGAACCGCCCACACAGCAGCGCCACCCCGTAA
- a CDS encoding aminoglycoside phosphotransferase family protein encodes MPTDPRRQMLDAWLTHHLPDTAPLEPASGDASFRRYFRALTRSGASYIVMDAPPAQEPLAPFLDITQRLAQADVHVPNVHAHDTHAGFALLDDLGTTPYLAALSPTTADALYADAFATLLRIQRADCTGLPDYDAAMLGREMALFPDWFLGRHLGLTPDTAQRALLDTVNAALIASALAQPQVFVHRDYHSRNLMRTATDNPGVLDYQDAVRGPLTYDLVSLLRDAYVAWPEERIRAWALSYRDQAARAGICLAVDDATFLRWFDLMGLQRQLKVLGIFARLYHRDGKAGYLADLPRVLDALLRIAPRYPDTAPLAELLHTLDIPARLAKAAPPCAP; translated from the coding sequence ATGCCCACAGACCCCCGCCGACAGATGCTGGACGCCTGGCTGACACACCATCTGCCCGATACAGCCCCACTCGAACCAGCCTCCGGTGACGCCAGCTTCCGCCGCTATTTCCGTGCCCTGACTCGCAGCGGCGCGAGCTACATCGTCATGGACGCACCGCCGGCGCAGGAACCTCTTGCCCCGTTTCTCGATATCACCCAGCGCCTGGCGCAAGCCGATGTCCATGTCCCCAACGTGCACGCGCACGACACGCACGCAGGCTTCGCCTTGCTCGATGATCTCGGCACGACGCCCTACCTCGCCGCACTCAGCCCCACCACCGCCGACGCGCTCTACGCCGACGCCTTCGCCACGCTGCTGCGCATCCAGCGCGCGGACTGCACCGGCCTGCCCGACTACGATGCAGCCATGCTCGGGCGCGAAATGGCGCTGTTCCCCGACTGGTTTCTCGGCCGCCATCTCGGCCTGACGCCCGACACCGCGCAGCGCGCTCTGCTCGACACCGTGAACGCGGCGCTGATCGCCAGCGCGCTCGCGCAGCCTCAGGTCTTCGTTCACCGCGACTACCATTCGCGCAACCTCATGCGCACCGCGACCGACAACCCCGGCGTGCTTGACTATCAAGACGCCGTGCGCGGACCGCTGACCTACGACCTCGTCTCCCTCCTGCGCGACGCCTACGTCGCCTGGCCCGAGGAGCGCATCCGCGCCTGGGCGCTGAGCTACCGTGACCAGGCGGCGCGCGCCGGCATATGCCTCGCCGTCGACGACGCCACCTTTCTGCGCTGGTTCGACCTCATGGGTCTGCAACGCCAACTTAAAGTCCTCGGCATCTTCGCCCGGCTCTACCACCGCGACGGCAAGGCCGGTTACCTGGCCGACCTGCCGCGCGTGCTCGACGCCTTGCTGCGCATCGCCCCCCGTTACCCAGACACCGCACCCCTCGCCGAACTCCTGCACACGCTCGACATCCCCGCCCGCCTCGCCAAGGCGGCGCCCCCATGCGCGCCATGA
- a CDS encoding SirB1 family protein: MHDELRDALLRQLDQPEARIDLTRAALLIGRGAYPDLDPAPYIDRLERWALDLANDIPHDGDIPARIAHLNRYMFEELGFEGEDQDYYNPRNSFLSDVLDRRRGIPISLALIYMDLGRRIGLELEGVSFPGHFLVKLTVMGGQVVLDPFNGGVSLDEDDLTQRLRMQYGEIDVSVQSLLHRAGKREILVRMLRNLKGIYHQQGEIQRTLETIDLIIAIDPHLDEEYRDRGLLFYEVDYAPAALRDLRHYLVAQPDAEDAARIRDLVIDLQREPIHLH; encoded by the coding sequence ATGCACGACGAATTACGCGACGCACTACTGCGCCAACTCGACCAACCAGAAGCGCGCATCGACCTCACTCGCGCGGCGCTGCTGATTGGCCGCGGCGCTTACCCGGATCTCGACCCGGCGCCCTATATCGACCGCCTCGAACGCTGGGCGCTCGATCTGGCCAACGACATACCGCATGACGGAGACATCCCGGCCCGCATCGCCCACCTCAACCGCTACATGTTCGAGGAACTCGGTTTCGAGGGCGAAGACCAGGACTACTACAACCCGCGTAACAGCTTCCTCAGCGACGTGCTCGACCGCCGCCGCGGCATCCCCATCTCTCTCGCGCTTATCTACATGGACCTTGGCCGTCGCATCGGCCTTGAACTCGAAGGCGTCTCCTTCCCCGGCCACTTCCTGGTCAAGCTCACCGTCATGGGCGGTCAGGTCGTGCTCGACCCGTTCAACGGCGGCGTCAGCCTGGACGAAGACGACCTCACCCAGCGCCTGCGCATGCAATATGGCGAGATCGATGTTTCCGTCCAATCGCTGCTCCACCGTGCCGGCAAGCGCGAAATACTCGTACGCATGCTGCGCAACCTCAAAGGCATCTACCACCAGCAGGGCGAAATACAGCGCACCCTGGAAACCATCGACCTGATCATTGCCATCGATCCACACCTCGACGAGGAATACCGTGATCGTGGGCTGCTGTTCTACGAAGTCGACTACGCGCCCGCCGCGCTGCGCGACCTGCGCCACTACCTCGTCGCCCAACCCGACGCTGAAGACGCCGCGCGCATCCGCGATCTCGTCATCGACCTACAACGCGAACCCATTCATCTGCACTGA
- a CDS encoding EAL domain-containing protein: MKKSSAPVPSRNRASQRASELESRLALGFGLTERLHSLTAVMVLEFRSSILDSWSENKKAELAELLPAKLQQAMRSIDYAGPIEFPGTVEIVASINTVEELESIIHRIRRVLTDPEPGLPDLRTSIGIAVYPFDTGSPDALRQLAAQTASEWIEHGGHHAHFANIELESWHQTTNEIQEAMIRGLGHGEFEVLYQPIIDSQGEGPCAVEALIHWRGSKSSIQITTDLLLSLAERHNWLMNELDEWVFQNVATDAPRLLHKNGTPLTISLNIGLNAIVSGEFESSLKRHLQNHAGFDRRRLIFELPIQAITHERKRLESVISACCEMGVGWAINIDAQQIPLISLAELPVDWVKFDTRSLLGPLSKHHAVGTLRSMAELIRSLGSRTVFTHIEDSHLAIKMKHEINALLQGYALARPMPMNELGRWLEAQD; the protein is encoded by the coding sequence ATGAAGAAATCGTCAGCCCCGGTCCCGAGCAGAAATAGAGCCTCTCAACGAGCCTCGGAATTAGAAAGCCGTTTGGCTCTGGGTTTCGGGCTCACAGAACGCCTGCATTCATTGACGGCTGTCATGGTTCTTGAGTTCAGATCATCCATCCTCGACTCATGGTCTGAGAACAAAAAAGCGGAATTAGCCGAATTGCTTCCTGCCAAATTGCAGCAAGCCATGCGTTCGATCGACTATGCAGGGCCCATTGAGTTCCCTGGCACCGTAGAGATAGTCGCCAGCATCAACACAGTCGAGGAACTCGAATCGATCATTCATAGAATCCGCCGCGTCCTGACCGATCCCGAACCGGGGTTGCCGGACTTGAGAACGAGTATCGGGATCGCCGTTTATCCTTTCGATACCGGATCTCCCGATGCATTGCGCCAACTCGCCGCGCAAACGGCATCCGAATGGATTGAGCACGGCGGGCATCACGCTCATTTTGCCAACATCGAGCTCGAATCCTGGCATCAGACGACCAATGAAATCCAGGAGGCGATGATCCGCGGGCTCGGGCACGGTGAATTCGAGGTGCTGTATCAGCCAATCATCGATTCTCAAGGCGAAGGCCCTTGTGCCGTCGAAGCTCTCATCCATTGGCGTGGCTCCAAGTCCTCGATCCAGATCACCACGGATTTACTGCTGTCTTTGGCAGAGCGCCACAACTGGCTGATGAATGAGCTCGATGAATGGGTATTTCAAAATGTGGCCACTGATGCACCCAGATTGCTGCACAAGAACGGTACACCCCTGACGATCAGCCTCAACATCGGCCTGAATGCGATCGTGAGCGGTGAATTCGAATCTTCATTGAAACGTCATTTGCAAAATCATGCGGGTTTTGACCGGAGAAGGCTCATTTTTGAGCTGCCGATACAGGCCATAACGCATGAACGCAAGCGGCTGGAAAGCGTCATCAGCGCATGTTGCGAGATGGGTGTTGGCTGGGCCATAAACATCGATGCCCAACAAATACCATTGATATCGCTGGCCGAGCTTCCTGTCGACTGGGTCAAGTTCGATACCCGTTCGCTGCTCGGCCCGTTATCGAAACATCATGCGGTCGGCACCCTACGCTCTATGGCCGAATTGATTCGCTCGCTGGGCAGCCGAACCGTTTTCACCCATATCGAGGACAGCCATCTGGCCATCAAAATGAAACACGAAATAAATGCCTTACTGCAAGGCTATGCGCTAGCCAGACCCATGCCGATGAACGAATTGGGCCGTTGGCTCGAAGCCCAGGATTGA